From Oscillospiraceae bacterium, the proteins below share one genomic window:
- a CDS encoding S-layer homology domain-containing protein: MNAKRILAVVLCLAMLGSMVSVAAAPVAVNEATETTTVVDLLAGPWVPNLAGVPNVSGGNGSTLHVAAPPNGSAVADFRANPITLADFAEMSLEIDMTVTGGPAAYVVLWLVTEETGRWNNFNMLGGGMQEITPVLLPAIGGGVDRSNHEFRGVVNDIIAFDRPGDDDTNFYFSAHSDVTLLGFLVQLSNGATAEVRTLNIIGPNGGQPVEPVTSPFDVLTLPASAWGTNPAGGGTVTTTGGAGAPLVMTSAIGWPSATMLFPAPVEVAGNDRELFFDFDIAVGEYVRIHAVDSEGDYIFELTLEALTDGNQVGSITIPAAAADPMYGLWIQIVGGGTVTVNRLSVGDARPLPTSDVDTPNSWALPYMRDALEMGIVGDELPSGVGFRPDAPRWYIAELLADFMVAFSIRTGRLPANSNLDDVVDAWLAVPGNEPFDTSFPDVPSTHPRYDQIMAMATMGVIRGGTFNEVEGLFGPDFALTRAEAAVGLTRMMEALGVDVEGYPTLEDVFDDWPPTSVAARNIPSWALESVSFMYYWNIMGNTSSLENIPTYGYIFNAWFGFQTQQLITGMVRMMRTAWPDDEPSTGELFDIADYDADDWCADGTVTITGGSGEPHVLARAGGYATRFWLGAEDIYDLPEADWNDIYLNFDITTTGNGFEVFDIIANGVGNFADPATPGDSTGNYIVLRFEQLPASPISVADLLASATLFVRNEAGTGWTGDPSVDDFGGVFSLYGLRLFVNIDSSVTINEFYLGAKGEPDPTPCDEHPYTIVNFTDLNLPATFVENADGSYTWTPAQAWAPWTQLYLDTPVEIPVDRLDDAFVHFDLDVAEAAAGDNRAMLGLRVELQIGENEWITRNFFRAHGNSAPLGAGRTFGCNSINWLLDMGDPNMPGASDVAAMRAFDGYFRVIGFTFISDTPVVINEFRVATDDPSLEPPGPGPGSDFPYNLLDFMADFDYTDWTGGTAGGGTVNVSSGSVVLTNVGGGWPSGILDLGDLSYPRLLNADFDDIAIEFDLTIAGGAGDYVNLILQSNLGSGASGFTTLVGGLQPGAHTGSVVLGDIFSAATDDLVLGQLLVQVVGNGWVVTIDELRLVAAYDDIELHEVEDEPEECEVIDFLSFPLANWGGNPGNGFTPAPSFDGDVLVITAAGGWGNTYIWLGDRIPRADWENVTVYYDIYNDGTGNGHAWWAGNDTNSWSNRMISPIAAGTRATGSMTLEELLVDRAGVNKYGFDAALEGAGAGAPPVDWLDNGLPLSFALQTGSSLRVYDFRVVIHADPCTCEPPIEPVVYDIIPMMENSTILGGGDPARLTVVDGVATIVPAGALVMQFPAITSFDRADFADYYLHFDFTVEERAGMSIHHQWRWTNASLAQVFADNSNGTMISIDMAAGVFQGYVSLADLLAAVTFSYGDNVAHGFGPGTDVFELFGMTVHPVTGSVIIREMRITDYPGKTTPGIPATSAEIGQALFLQDNANPTLSRIPTAFAGDTVNLAVGQRRQLTETVLPADTTDDAAWSTSNAAVATISDAGVITAVGNGTATITLAAGAVSDTIVVNVTTPNTENMHLVVENATAVAGAGAIPGAVAIPFDLTTNAYLVAEITVSGAASRVDFIIGFEGVAAGAGARGLRTEHLGMGTGLWDIGTHTIMVNFADVLANMDPAVDLEAAIINPAGGAFSLGTWVSVAGATVVIDSLYFSAAPPVLEEIVNVANLPASAWSVPANVVVNADDTVTYTGTWGWQYVLFPEPIYIHTDDWNDVFFRFDVETTGTTNGFGFGLVGNAANTAGWFIPDGESSPGAPDINRAHVNTAYLDGSGNFNMMPDGTYTLTHSLYHILLGVPVTNANMPSAAWRTIFAEQGGYLRINGFRVIADGSVTINELSILAREGLFDLGDDDCTECGDVLLDATAALTTAWTSNEAPAGSSHTISFDGDILVLQAPAGSWPSSWLWDGTLIPRSEWGNVAVVVDIHNLGAGNAHLNWAGNATQSWINNAISPIAAGARVTGIFTLEELLYDRIFAGGYAPASWQDDGFPLSFSIQGAGPIRVYDLSFVTICDDCLSA; this comes from the coding sequence ATGAACGCGAAACGCATTCTAGCGGTTGTCCTGTGTCTGGCTATGCTTGGCAGCATGGTTAGCGTGGCGGCAGCCCCCGTTGCAGTCAACGAAGCAACGGAGACCACAACGGTGGTCGACCTGCTTGCCGGGCCTTGGGTGCCCAATCTGGCTGGTGTGCCAAATGTGTCTGGTGGAAACGGCAGCACATTGCATGTGGCAGCACCACCAAACGGCAGTGCTGTGGCCGATTTCCGGGCCAATCCCATCACACTGGCTGACTTTGCCGAAATGTCACTTGAAATTGATATGACGGTCACAGGTGGTCCTGCCGCTTACGTTGTTCTTTGGCTGGTAACTGAAGAAACCGGCAGATGGAACAATTTCAACATGCTGGGCGGTGGCATGCAAGAAATCACACCGGTCTTGCTCCCGGCCATCGGCGGTGGTGTTGACAGAAGCAATCACGAATTCAGAGGCGTAGTTAATGACATTATCGCCTTTGATCGCCCCGGTGACGATGACACCAATTTCTACTTCTCTGCGCACAGCGATGTAACGTTGCTTGGATTCCTGGTACAACTCAGCAACGGTGCTACTGCAGAAGTCAGAACGCTGAACATCATCGGCCCTAACGGCGGTCAGCCTGTTGAACCGGTAACCAGTCCGTTCGACGTATTGACCCTTCCCGCCAGCGCATGGGGAACAAATCCTGCTGGCGGTGGCACAGTAACCACAACCGGCGGTGCAGGTGCTCCGCTTGTTATGACCTCGGCTATAGGTTGGCCGAGCGCGACCATGTTGTTCCCTGCACCGGTAGAAGTGGCAGGGAATGACAGAGAACTGTTTTTTGACTTTGACATTGCTGTTGGTGAATATGTACGCATTCATGCCGTCGATTCAGAGGGAGACTACATCTTTGAACTGACTCTCGAAGCATTGACAGACGGAAATCAGGTCGGTTCGATTACAATACCGGCCGCGGCCGCTGACCCGATGTATGGTCTTTGGATTCAAATCGTTGGCGGTGGTACAGTAACCGTCAACCGCTTGTCAGTCGGCGATGCGCGCCCGCTCCCGACCTCGGACGTTGACACGCCGAATAGCTGGGCACTTCCATACATGCGCGACGCGCTTGAAATGGGCATTGTGGGCGACGAATTGCCCTCGGGCGTTGGTTTCCGTCCCGACGCGCCGCGTTGGTACATTGCTGAATTGTTAGCAGACTTTATGGTCGCTTTCTCAATTCGCACGGGACGTCTTCCCGCAAACAGCAATCTTGACGACGTTGTAGACGCATGGTTGGCTGTTCCGGGCAATGAGCCTTTTGACACTAGCTTCCCTGATGTGCCGAGCACACACCCACGCTATGATCAAATTATGGCCATGGCGACCATGGGCGTTATTCGCGGCGGCACATTTAATGAAGTAGAAGGCCTGTTTGGCCCCGACTTCGCGCTGACTCGTGCCGAGGCTGCTGTTGGCTTGACTCGTATGATGGAAGCTTTGGGCGTTGATGTTGAAGGCTATCCGACACTGGAAGATGTCTTTGACGACTGGCCGCCGACTTCGGTAGCTGCACGCAACATCCCAAGCTGGGCACTCGAATCTGTTTCCTTTATGTATTACTGGAATATCATGGGAAATACGAGCAGTCTAGAAAATATCCCGACCTATGGATACATCTTTAATGCTTGGTTCGGCTTCCAAACACAACAGCTGATTACTGGCATGGTTCGTATGATGCGTACAGCTTGGCCGGATGATGAGCCATCTACCGGCGAATTGTTTGATATCGCAGACTATGACGCTGATGACTGGTGCGCTGACGGCACCGTAACAATTACCGGCGGCAGCGGTGAGCCGCATGTCTTAGCACGTGCCGGCGGTTACGCGACTCGCTTTTGGTTGGGCGCAGAAGATATTTATGATCTTCCCGAAGCTGACTGGAACGACATTTACCTCAACTTTGACATCACAACAACCGGCAACGGTTTTGAAGTCTTTGACATCATTGCTAACGGCGTAGGCAACTTTGCCGATCCTGCGACGCCGGGCGACAGCACAGGTAATTACATTGTCCTCAGATTTGAGCAATTGCCGGCATCGCCAATCAGTGTTGCTGACTTGCTTGCTTCGGCCACACTTTTCGTCCGCAATGAGGCGGGCACAGGCTGGACGGGCGACCCATCGGTCGATGACTTTGGCGGCGTATTCAGCCTTTACGGACTGAGATTGTTTGTCAACATTGACTCTAGCGTGACAATCAATGAGTTCTATCTTGGTGCAAAAGGTGAACCAGATCCCACGCCATGTGATGAACATCCATACACGATTGTAAATTTTACAGATCTAAACTTGCCCGCGACATTTGTTGAAAATGCCGATGGCAGCTATACTTGGACACCTGCTCAAGCATGGGCACCGTGGACACAGCTTTATCTCGACACGCCGGTGGAAATTCCGGTCGATCGACTCGATGACGCGTTTGTTCACTTTGACCTTGATGTTGCCGAGGCCGCCGCAGGCGATAACCGTGCAATGCTGGGTCTGCGTGTTGAACTGCAAATCGGCGAAAATGAGTGGATAACACGCAACTTCTTCCGCGCACACGGCAACAGTGCACCATTGGGCGCCGGCCGTACGTTTGGTTGCAACAGCATCAATTGGTTGCTCGATATGGGCGATCCAAACATGCCGGGCGCAAGTGATGTCGCAGCTATGCGCGCTTTCGACGGGTACTTCCGTGTCATTGGTTTCACATTTATTTCCGACACGCCCGTTGTCATCAACGAATTCCGCGTTGCGACTGACGATCCCAGCCTGGAGCCTCCAGGACCTGGACCTGGGTCCGATTTCCCCTATAATTTGCTTGATTTCATGGCCGATTTCGACTATACTGATTGGACAGGCGGCACGGCCGGCGGCGGTACGGTTAACGTATCTTCCGGCTCTGTCGTTCTCACCAACGTAGGCGGCGGCTGGCCAAGCGGCATCTTGGATTTGGGCGATTTGTCGTATCCTCGCCTTCTCAACGCTGACTTCGACGATATTGCTATTGAGTTTGACCTCACCATTGCAGGCGGCGCAGGCGACTACGTCAACCTCATCTTACAAAGCAACTTGGGCAGCGGCGCCAGCGGCTTTACGACACTTGTTGGCGGCCTGCAACCGGGTGCGCACACAGGCAGCGTTGTATTGGGCGACATTTTTTCGGCAGCCACAGATGACCTCGTACTTGGCCAACTTCTTGTCCAAGTCGTCGGCAACGGCTGGGTTGTCACAATTGACGAACTTCGCTTAGTTGCGGCTTACGACGACATTGAGTTGCATGAAGTGGAAGACGAGCCTGAAGAATGCGAAGTTATTGATTTCCTGAGCTTCCCGCTCGCTAATTGGGGCGGAAACCCCGGCAACGGCTTTACACCTGCTCCGTCCTTTGATGGCGATGTGCTGGTTATAACGGCAGCTGGTGGTTGGGGCAATACCTACATTTGGTTAGGCGACCGCATCCCGCGTGCTGATTGGGAAAATGTCACTGTATACTATGACATTTACAATGATGGCACAGGCAACGGGCACGCTTGGTGGGCAGGAAATGACACCAACTCTTGGAGCAACCGCATGATTTCGCCTATCGCTGCTGGAACTCGCGCAACCGGCTCGATGACACTGGAAGAATTGTTGGTAGACAGAGCCGGTGTCAATAAGTATGGCTTTGATGCTGCACTTGAAGGCGCAGGCGCAGGCGCGCCGCCAGTAGACTGGCTTGACAATGGCTTGCCTTTGAGCTTTGCGCTTCAAACAGGCTCTTCGTTGCGCGTCTATGATTTCCGTGTCGTCATTCACGCTGATCCGTGCACTTGTGAGCCACCGATTGAACCGGTTGTCTACGACATCATTCCGATGATGGAAAATTCAACAATCCTTGGCGGCGGCGATCCTGCAAGATTGACGGTTGTTGACGGTGTTGCTACTATTGTACCCGCAGGTGCATTGGTCATGCAATTCCCTGCAATCACAAGCTTTGACAGAGCTGATTTTGCTGATTACTATCTGCACTTTGACTTTACGGTTGAAGAGCGTGCCGGTATGAGCATCCACCACCAATGGCGCTGGACAAATGCCAGTCTTGCACAAGTGTTTGCTGACAACAGCAATGGCACAATGATAAGCATTGACATGGCCGCCGGTGTATTCCAAGGCTATGTTAGTTTGGCTGACCTCCTTGCCGCAGTTACATTCTCATACGGTGATAATGTCGCGCATGGTTTTGGTCCCGGCACAGACGTATTTGAACTGTTTGGCATGACAGTACACCCGGTAACCGGTTCAGTTATTATTCGTGAAATGCGCATTACCGATTACCCCGGAAAAACCACACCGGGCATCCCCGCGACCAGTGCGGAAATTGGTCAAGCATTGTTCCTTCAGGACAACGCTAATCCTACTCTTAGCCGCATTCCCACTGCATTCGCAGGTGACACCGTCAATTTGGCGGTTGGTCAGCGTCGTCAGCTGACAGAAACAGTTTTGCCGGCTGATACGACAGATGATGCGGCTTGGTCAACTTCCAACGCCGCTGTGGCAACTATTAGCGACGCTGGTGTGATTACCGCTGTCGGCAACGGCACAGCAACCATTACCTTGGCGGCCGGCGCAGTGTCCGACACTATTGTTGTCAACGTCACAACGCCTAACACGGAGAATATGCACCTCGTAGTAGAGAACGCCACTGCCGTAGCCGGTGCAGGCGCGATTCCCGGGGCTGTTGCAATTCCCTTCGACCTGACGACGAATGCTTACCTTGTGGCTGAGATTACGGTTAGCGGAGCAGCTTCACGCGTAGATTTCATCATTGGTTTTGAAGGCGTAGCTGCCGGTGCCGGCGCACGCGGACTCAGAACCGAGCACCTTGGTATGGGTACAGGCTTGTGGGACATTGGCACACATACGATAATGGTTAACTTTGCTGATGTGCTGGCCAATATGGATCCTGCCGTAGATTTAGAAGCTGCAATCATCAACCCGGCCGGCGGTGCTTTCAGTCTCGGTACTTGGGTAAGTGTTGCCGGCGCGACTGTTGTTATCGACAGCCTCTATTTCAGCGCAGCACCTCCTGTTTTGGAAGAGATTGTCAACGTTGCTAATTTACCTGCATCGGCTTGGTCGGTGCCTGCAAATGTCGTTGTCAACGCGGACGATACTGTTACCTACACCGGTACATGGGGCTGGCAGTATGTACTGTTCCCCGAGCCGATTTACATTCATACCGATGACTGGAACGACGTGTTCTTCCGCTTTGACGTTGAAACAACAGGTACGACAAACGGATTTGGTTTTGGTCTTGTCGGCAATGCTGCGAATACAGCCGGTTGGTTTATTCCAGACGGTGAGAGCAGCCCGGGCGCACCTGACATCAATCGTGCGCACGTCAACACGGCATACTTGGACGGTAGCGGAAACTTCAACATGATGCCTGACGGCACATACACATTGACCCACAGCCTGTATCATATTCTCTTAGGCGTGCCCGTCACCAATGCGAATATGCCATCCGCTGCTTGGCGTACCATTTTCGCTGAGCAAGGCGGTTATCTGAGAATTAACGGTTTCCGCGTTATTGCTGACGGTTCTGTTACCATCAATGAGCTGAGCATCTTGGCTCGCGAAGGTTTGTTTGACCTCGGTGACGACGATTGCACTGAGTGTGGCGATGTTCTTCTTGACGCCACGGCTGCACTGACTACAGCATGGACAAGCAACGAAGCGCCTGCCGGATCATCGCATACAATTTCATTTGACGGCGATATTTTAGTACTTCAGGCCCCTGCCGGCAGCTGGCCAAGTTCATGGCTGTGGGACGGTACACTAATTCCGCGTTCGGAATGGGGTAATGTTGCCGTTGTTGTTGACATCCATAATTTGGGTGCAGGCAATGCTCATCTCAACTGGGCAGGTAACGCGACGCAATCATGGATTAACAATGCAATCTCACCGATTGCTGCAGGCGCACGTGTGACGGGTATTTTTACGCTGGAAGAACTGCTGTATGACCGCATTTTTGCCGGCGGATATGCACCGGCAAGTTGGCAAGATGACGGCTTCCCGCTAAGCTTTAGTATTCAAGGAGCTGGCCCGATTCGCGTCTACGATTTGAGCTTTGTCACCATTTGTGATGATTGCCTCAGCGCATAA
- a CDS encoding NAD-dependent protein deacylase encodes METINKLQEIVQSSQNIVFFGGAGVSTESGIPDFRSQDGLYRQKYTYPPEVMLSYSFFQENPREFYRFYRDKLVHVCVKPNKAHIVLARLEDIGKLKAVITQNIDGLHSAAGSQNVLELHGTSARNYCIDCKVEYPGEVIWKTDDIPYCQCGGMVRPDIVLYEEGLDEELLYKATHHIKQADTLIVGGTSLNVYPAAGLLTHYCGNRLVLINKSETPYDGHADLIIRAPIGETLGAIASMPAE; translated from the coding sequence ATGGAAACTATAAATAAGTTGCAAGAGATTGTGCAATCTTCACAAAACATCGTCTTCTTCGGTGGGGCAGGGGTATCGACAGAGAGTGGCATCCCTGATTTTCGCAGTCAAGATGGGCTGTATCGTCAAAAATACACTTATCCGCCTGAAGTCATGCTGTCATACAGTTTTTTTCAAGAAAATCCGCGAGAATTTTATCGCTTTTACCGCGATAAACTGGTGCATGTCTGCGTCAAACCTAACAAAGCACATATAGTGCTTGCACGGCTTGAAGATATTGGTAAACTCAAAGCCGTTATCACGCAAAATATTGACGGGTTACACAGCGCAGCAGGTAGCCAAAATGTGCTGGAATTGCATGGCACATCGGCGCGAAATTATTGCATCGATTGCAAAGTGGAATATCCGGGCGAAGTCATTTGGAAAACTGATGATATTCCATATTGTCAATGCGGCGGCATGGTGCGCCCTGATATCGTTTTGTACGAAGAAGGATTGGATGAGGAGTTACTCTACAAAGCAACGCACCACATTAAGCAAGCCGACACGCTTATCGTAGGGGGCACATCACTCAATGTATACCCGGCAGCGGGGCTGCTCACGCATTATTGCGGCAATAGGTTGGTACTCATCAACAAATCAGAAACGCCATATGATGGACATGCTGACTTAATCATCCGCGCTCCGATCGGCGAAACGCTAGGCGCAATAGCATCAATGCCAGCAGAGTAA
- a CDS encoding sporulation protein has translation MHFTRRHIVTILILSCLAILLISPNESTASARDALLLCFNIIIPSLFPFFVLSNIMIDTGTAQSLSRLLQPVMTPLFNLNGACGTALAMGLIGGYPVGARTAVSLYEKRLCTKAEAQRMLAFCNNAGPAFIFGFVGMGVFASSRIGLLLYLTHIAASITVGVVFRQYGRRGEQCTPMQITDRTGKHCSPLQNFPNAFINAVTQAMQSVLNICAFVIFFTVFVRMLFVFGILPFVANVLSLFGMQTTIGYSLFAGLVEITGGLRNLQGDAMSSVTLAAFLLGWAGLSVHTQVLSFLSHSNLGIWTYIAGKALHAVISAAYMFIALRIASHDTTTMSIVSQQVQILANLYFYQAFIVSMQIASITLLALMLLRLAFRRSERG, from the coding sequence ATGCATTTCACGCGCCGTCATATAGTAACAATTTTAATTTTATCGTGCTTGGCTATATTGCTAATATCACCAAATGAGTCGACAGCCTCTGCACGTGATGCGCTTCTTTTGTGTTTTAACATCATCATCCCATCACTCTTTCCATTCTTCGTGCTGTCAAACATAATGATTGACACAGGCACGGCGCAGTCATTGAGCCGCTTGCTGCAACCTGTTATGACGCCGCTGTTCAATCTCAACGGCGCGTGCGGTACGGCATTGGCCATGGGACTGATTGGCGGTTATCCCGTTGGCGCGCGGACGGCGGTGTCGCTGTACGAGAAAAGGCTATGTACAAAAGCAGAAGCCCAACGCATGCTGGCCTTTTGCAACAATGCCGGTCCGGCGTTTATATTCGGATTTGTCGGAATGGGTGTTTTCGCCAGTTCACGTATTGGACTCTTGCTGTACCTAACCCATATCGCGGCCTCAATAACGGTGGGGGTGGTCTTTCGGCAGTATGGCCGTAGAGGCGAACAATGTACGCCCATGCAAATCACCGACAGAACGGGCAAACATTGCTCACCTTTGCAAAATTTCCCAAATGCCTTTATCAACGCTGTGACGCAAGCCATGCAGTCAGTGTTAAATATTTGCGCGTTTGTAATCTTCTTCACTGTTTTTGTTAGGATGCTGTTTGTTTTTGGCATCTTACCATTTGTTGCAAATGTTTTATCTTTGTTTGGCATGCAGACTACTATAGGCTACAGTTTGTTTGCCGGGTTAGTTGAAATCACGGGCGGACTGCGTAATTTACAAGGCGACGCGATGTCCAGCGTCACGTTAGCAGCATTTCTGCTGGGTTGGGCCGGATTGAGCGTTCACACACAAGTGTTGAGCTTCTTGTCACACAGCAATCTCGGTATTTGGACATATATTGCCGGCAAGGCGCTGCACGCCGTTATCAGCGCAGCATATATGTTCATTGCTTTACGCATCGCAAGTCACGACACAACAACAATGTCTATTGTATCGCAGCAAGTTCAAATATTGGCAAACCTGTATTTTTATCAAGCGTTTATTGTTAGTATGCAAATCGCTTCTATTACTCTGCTGGCATTGATGCTATTGCGCCTAGCGTTTCGCCGATCGGAGCGCGGATGA
- a CDS encoding MerR family transcriptional regulator: MSNYTTGEMAKRCNVSVRTVQFYDHKGVLHPSSETEGGRRIYNDDDLTKLRLICTLKTIGLSLDSIKGIMQSEMSGKILSILLDEQKKQLSNEIAERQKQLAMLNIIKESIANKAIVPANTILDVEHIMEKKNKNRDRGKLVLTYTFAAVAASLGLAFIVWLTISQIWWGLGLYFGCAILGIVASLLALKNIEYICPNCDAVTKPPLRKAFFTTGNMKVRWMKCPECGEKNWCVMRKQEPVKKLAT; the protein is encoded by the coding sequence ATGTCAAACTACACGACCGGCGAAATGGCTAAACGGTGCAATGTTTCGGTGCGAACAGTGCAATTTTATGACCACAAAGGCGTTTTGCATCCGTCTTCTGAAACCGAGGGCGGCAGACGAATTTACAACGATGATGACTTAACCAAGCTGCGTCTTATCTGCACGCTTAAAACAATCGGGCTGTCGCTTGATTCAATCAAAGGCATCATGCAGAGCGAAATGTCCGGCAAAATTCTCTCAATTTTGCTTGACGAGCAAAAAAAACAGCTTTCGAATGAGATTGCAGAGCGGCAAAAGCAGCTTGCAATGCTCAACATTATCAAAGAAAGCATTGCAAACAAAGCCATAGTGCCGGCAAATACAATCCTTGACGTAGAACACATTATGGAAAAGAAAAATAAAAACCGCGATAGAGGGAAATTGGTACTCACCTACACGTTCGCAGCCGTTGCAGCATCTTTGGGACTTGCGTTTATTGTATGGTTGACAATATCGCAAATTTGGTGGGGGCTCGGCTTATATTTCGGCTGTGCTATCTTGGGGATAGTAGCATCGCTCTTAGCGCTCAAAAACATCGAATACATCTGCCCTAACTGCGATGCAGTGACTAAGCCACCATTGCGAAAAGCGTTTTTCACTACCGGCAACATGAAAGTCCGTTGGATGAAATGCCCCGAGTGTGGCGAGAAAAATTGGTGTGTTATGCGAAAACAAGAGCCGGTGAAAAAACTCGCAACATAA
- a CDS encoding reverse transcriptase domain-containing protein has protein sequence MRELDKKLIASFTPENVKEEFENLKRSKTDKVSGVIALARGCDKIGHEDFLINIDHHTNIICDKGESGKYCFAPFREKETPKPPFTRNQLKDAKIAGKIRTISISTIQDTIFQKFLANVLCPHAENVFAQNIDLHSYGYREGKSSKMAVKKIRRLIDEGYLYVLDADISKFFDEIDHSLLTSKMRTFFGEENELIQKFLFRFIHVDRIPANRVSEYKYPQRGIKRTQGIPQGGVLSGLLANVFLYDFDLYVTTELIPKYHFEYFRYADDFVLLFKNNDKIQEVYQLLETRLKETEKLVLHSIGEKTKLLDLQKDSLDFLGFAISPKSLRVKNDNFQKFRQRIISTLKDIETDNADEYFSRIIHNVNLKIVGLEDMIEQENGLCLECNRLIKKRSWIGYFMMVNDVRQLRNIDTMIRTELYNDYHRRTKKHLRKKDLLVRTSNGLKSVVKIYYKYKKQCRKYEKYGYCNCDLYYDEDSGKLKTKPKDEAVITNK, from the coding sequence ATGAGGGAATTAGACAAAAAGTTAATAGCTTCTTTTACACCCGAAAATGTGAAGGAGGAGTTTGAGAATCTAAAACGTAGCAAAACAGATAAAGTTAGTGGCGTAATAGCGCTTGCTCGTGGCTGCGACAAAATTGGACATGAAGATTTTCTAATCAATATTGACCATCATACTAATATAATCTGCGATAAAGGAGAAAGCGGCAAATACTGCTTTGCGCCATTTCGTGAGAAAGAAACGCCAAAACCTCCGTTTACCCGAAATCAACTTAAAGATGCTAAGATAGCAGGTAAAATCCGCACTATATCTATATCTACAATCCAAGACACAATTTTTCAAAAATTTCTTGCTAATGTTCTCTGCCCTCATGCAGAAAACGTTTTTGCGCAAAATATTGATTTACATAGTTATGGATATAGAGAAGGCAAATCTTCAAAAATGGCTGTCAAGAAAATCAGACGTTTGATAGATGAGGGTTATCTGTATGTGCTTGATGCTGACATCAGTAAATTCTTTGACGAAATTGATCATTCGCTCCTAACATCGAAAATGAGAACTTTTTTCGGCGAAGAAAATGAATTGATACAAAAGTTCTTATTTCGATTTATTCATGTTGATAGAATACCTGCCAATAGAGTTTCAGAATATAAATATCCACAGCGCGGCATAAAAAGAACGCAAGGAATACCGCAGGGCGGTGTTTTATCTGGGCTTCTTGCAAATGTGTTTTTGTATGACTTTGATCTTTATGTTACAACAGAGCTAATACCGAAATATCACTTTGAGTATTTTCGATATGCTGACGATTTTGTTTTGTTATTTAAGAACAATGATAAAATACAAGAAGTCTATCAACTTCTTGAAACGCGCTTGAAAGAAACTGAAAAACTCGTCTTGCACTCCATCGGCGAGAAAACAAAACTTTTAGATTTACAAAAAGACTCGCTCGACTTCTTGGGGTTTGCTATATCGCCAAAATCGCTACGAGTGAAAAATGACAATTTTCAAAAGTTTCGGCAGCGTATAATATCAACTTTAAAAGATATTGAAACTGATAACGCTGATGAATATTTTAGTCGTATAATTCATAATGTCAACCTAAAAATTGTAGGTTTGGAAGATATGATTGAACAAGAGAATGGGCTTTGCTTGGAGTGTAATCGACTTATCAAAAAGAGGAGTTGGATAGGTTATTTTATGATGGTTAATGATGTGCGCCAATTACGAAATATCGACACTATGATAAGAACTGAATTATACAATGACTACCACCGCAGAACGAAAAAGCATCTGCGTAAAAAGGATCTGCTTGTGCGAACAAGCAACGGATTAAAATCTGTTGTTAAGATATATTACAAATACAAAAAGCAATGTAGAAAATATGAAAAGTATGGATATTGTAATTGCGATTTATATTATGATGAAGATTCCGGCAAACTAAAAACTAAACCAAAAGATGAAGCTGTAATCACAAATAAATAA
- a CDS encoding methyltransferase domain-containing protein produces MKIKHWEPPDFELEMNTVWSFPQRGDWATHDAKYRGNWSPYIPRNLLIRYSNESDLVLDQFAGGGTTLVEAKLLNRNIIGVDINLTALERCREKTAFEYENAGQVYVKHGDARKLDFVPTDSIDFICTHPPYADIIKYSEDIDGDLSHYKIKDFLEEMKLVAAECYRVLKDDKFCAILMGDTRKKGCVIPMSFEVMKIFETAGFTTKEIIIKQQHNCKATGFWKTNSVKHNFLLLAHEYLFVLRK; encoded by the coding sequence ATGAAAATAAAGCATTGGGAGCCGCCCGATTTCGAGCTTGAAATGAACACGGTTTGGAGTTTTCCTCAGCGTGGCGACTGGGCAACGCATGATGCGAAATATCGTGGCAACTGGTCGCCGTATATTCCACGAAACCTTTTGATCCGTTATTCAAACGAGAGCGATTTAGTGCTTGATCAATTCGCAGGCGGCGGAACGACACTTGTCGAGGCTAAATTGCTTAACCGCAATATTATTGGCGTTGACATTAACCTTACTGCCTTGGAGCGTTGTCGTGAGAAAACGGCATTTGAATATGAAAACGCCGGGCAAGTCTATGTCAAACATGGCGATGCGAGAAAACTTGATTTTGTGCCGACTGACAGCATTGATTTTATTTGTACTCATCCTCCTTATGCCGATATTATCAAATATAGCGAGGATATTGACGGCGACTTGTCGCATTACAAAATAAAAGACTTTTTAGAGGAAATGAAGTTAGTTGCGGCTGAATGTTACCGTGTACTAAAAGACGATAAATTCTGCGCTATTTTGATGGGCGACACACGCAAGAAAGGCTGTGTTATCCCGATGAGCTTTGAGGTTATGAAGATTTTTGAGACTGCCGGATTCACTACGAAAGAGATTATTATCAAACAGCAACATAACTGCAAAGCGACCGGGTTTTGGAAAACGAACAGCGTGAAACACAATTTCTTGCTATTGGCACATGAATATTTGTTTGTGCTTAGGAAATAG